ATCTGGATATTTTATTAACCTTTTAACATCAAACTGTGGGGCAAAACGTAATCCTGTGTAGTAACTTGGTGTTACAGCATACAATATCCCATTATTTGGATAACTTTCAATTATGTTCCAACCTCCAAATTGATATCTTCCAAACGATAAAACAGTATTAAAGCTTTTTGAACTTGATTGGTCATATTTTACCGTTTTTAACAATTCTGGAAGAGAAACTTTGTTGTAGTAAAGAAAGTAGATATATGGCTGTTGTCTAATATTATCTACATACATCTTGTAAAAGTCAGGGCTCTCCCTTGTGTATTCAACAATTTCTTTCATACCATATTGCCACTCTATCGCTTCTTTAGTAGGGTATACTTTTGTGTAGTAATTTAAATAATTAGTTACTTCTCTAAATAAAAAGGTTAATATAATTACTAACATAAATGCTTTTAACCATTTACTTTTAAACAGAGATAGCAATGCATCTGCACCGCATGCAGACAGGAGTAACATAGGTATTATCATGAAAATTCCCCTAATAGAACTTGGGTCGGTTGAAGAAACTGCACTTGGGATTGGTGACAATAATAACCAAGTAAAAATAACGGCTAATGCTTGCCATTTTTTTCTGTAAAGTAAGGAAATAAAACCAATACCCAATAAAATCAAGTCAATTCTATAAAACTGACCAACCACTTTAACTGATGCCCTTGGACCTTGATCTCCATTCTCAAAAAGATATTTATGTGTAAAATGTTTTTTGTAATTTTCAAAAACTAAATTTAATTTACCACCAGCGTTTAATATCAGTTCTTCAGAAAATTTCGTCTGTCCCATACGAGCAAAACCTAAAATTCTTGTATCTTTAATAATTAGAATCCCAAATAACAATGTAATTAAAACTGAAACCATCAACAAAGTCTTGTTTTTAAGTAGCTTCTTTAAATTTATTAAACAAACAAGAAAGACCACTACTGGAACAACAACTTTTGCAGAGTGATATGAAAAGAAACTTAAACCAAAAAACAAAAAGGATATGGGTATTAAATATTTTTTAGTTCTTAAACCAATATAAAAACTAGCAAGTCCCGTTATTAAAAAGAATAATGCAAAGTTGTTCTCCCAGAGCCCTCTTGAAAAATGTATGTGGTATGGCGAAACAGCCAAAAATAATGCAGCAAATAAGCCTGCTAAATTACTTCTTAACAACTCGCGAGCGAACAAGAATATAGCAATAACAGACAAAGTTCCAATTAAAGCACTACTAGACCTAACACTGTAATCATTAAGTCCAAATATTTTTACAATAACTGAAGTAATATAAATGTGGACTGGGTGTTTGTCATCATAAAAAGATGTAAAAACAGTTGGAAATTTATCTCCGTATTCATCCATTCCCCAATTTGCAATTGTGTAAGCATTGTATCCTGCAGCAACTTCATCCCAGTTTAATGAAGCAGGTATTTGATCTAGCTTATAAAACCTCATAAACCCAGCCAGAATTACAATAATCGCAAGTACAATATATGTTAATTTGTTTCTCCACATACTTTTGGAAAGGTGTAGCTACCAAATGATTTTACAGTTGAAAAACCCCAATCAGAAACAGGATTTAACTCTCTTGTGTCTATAAAATAGTTGGGGTCAACCTTATTGTAATACAGTGCAAAAATATAGGGTTGTGCATACTGGTCACTAACACAACCTTCTTTTTGTCTTTCAAATATTTCTTTGTATTCATATTGCCATACATTTACTGACAAATCATTGTAAACAGTTCCAAATTTATACATATATCCTTCAAATGAGAGAGTATACAAAACAACTACAGCAATCAATATAATTTGTTTTTGTTTCTTAAAAATTTCAGACAAGTAATAAATTCCAAGAGCAGAGATAATAGATAACATTGGGGACATTAATATTGATCTTAAAGCGTGAGGATTTTCTTTTGTAATTGATGCAGGAATTGGAGCAAGTAGTAATAATCCCAAAACTATAAACAACTTTGGATTTTTTGACTTTAAAATATATAAAACCCCCAAGGCCAAAAATATTGCATCTAAATAATATAGTTGTGATTCTCCAGGAATTTGACTCCTAGGGTTACTATCACCATCTATAAATAAAAAGGTAGGAGAAAAGTTTTTTAAGTAGTTTGTAAAAATTGTAGACGAACCAACTGCTTGTAATCTTGATAGACCAGAATCGTGTTTGTAAAGTTTATATAATGGGAAAAAACTTGCAGACAAAACTAAAACAGACAAAATTAATACAGCAAATTGTTTTTTGTAAAGGTGGTATACAAAACCAAGACCTAAAACTATTGGTGTTAGTATTCTAAAACTATTATAACTATAAAATGACCCGATAAATAACATTGTTGACAGAAAAAGATGCTTTTTTTCAGTAGCTGATTTCAATAAAAAGTAAGTTGCCCAAATAAATAAAGCCAAACCAGCAACCGCTTCATAACCTGTTCTTGAAAAAATAAAAAACCAGGGGGTTATTGAAAACAAAAAAAAACTAAGTAGGGAAACACTTTTTTGTTTTGTTAGTTGTAATACCAAAAGATACAAACCAATTATGGAAAATAAACCAAAGATAACTGCAGGAAAACGAAGAGCAAAAGTATTCATCCCAAATACAAATTGAGAGGCAACAACTGAATAAATATAAACAGGTAACTTAAACTCTCCAAAAGCCCTGAAGTGAAGAGGTAAAAACTCACCCCATTCATCTTTACCTGTTGTTAGTATGGAATATGCATTATATCCAATTGAGGCCTCATCCCAATAGACAGATGCAGGTATTGAGTCAATCCTAAATAATCTAGTTCCTAAAAAAAGTAAGCAGATTACTATTAAAACAAAGTTAGTTTGTAACAATTTCAAAAGCTGTTTCATTGTTTAAGAAATTTATCCTTTCTAGTATTTTTACCTCACTTGGAAAATCTCCAACTTTACCTATAAATAGTATTTTTTTATCTGGATTATCTATTACAATATCTTCATACCTTGTCCCATCATCACCTAGATCTGGAAAATAGTATTTATCAAACCTTAATACTCTTACCCAATCAAACGTTTCAAACCTTTCCAAATTATTAATTTCTTGAAATTTTTTTGGATCATAATTTAAATTAAATAAGGTAAAAATATGGGGCTCACCATATACTCTTGAGTAAACAACTAGGTCATAATCATCTTGATTCTCTTTTATATACTCAACTACTTGTTTATTTCCATGCTGCCAGTCTCTTGAATAGTTAACAGAATAGTCAACATATAACTTTTTTAAATAAATTGAAAAGTTAATCAAAAACAAAACAACAGCAAGTAATAGTAATAACTTGACAAGTTTTTTGTTGTTATTTAGTTTTACAAAATAGTAAATACCAATTGCTGTAAAAACTTGATAAACAGGAACTGCAATTAAAGTTCTAAGCGCGTTTGGAATACTATCATTAGTCATTGATACGGGCACAAATGCCAGTAGTAACCATGGAAGTAAAACTTTCAAAGACCAGTCTTTACGTTTCAACAATAGATAAAGTCCATATAGTAAAAATGGGGCTTGAATCCAGTACAATTCTCCAACACCTTGCACATGGTGTTGTCTGTGGCCTGCACCGTTAACGAATAAGAAGTCTGGAGTAAAGTGAGATAAATAATTAACAGAAAAGTAATATGTATTATATGTATATCTGTTGTGAATTAGTTTTGTAACTAGTGGCGGAAGCTTAGACAAATTCCTTCTTTCTTCAATCCTAGGAATTAGACCAGCATCATCAGTGATACTAACAAGTTTGTATCTGGCAGATGCCTCTCCAGACAACACAAATGGTATAAGTGGAATTAATAAAACTACAAAAGCTAGAGTACTAAGTACCATATACTTAAAATTCTTAAACAAAAACTTAATATTTAATAAATAATAAACAAGTAAGAAAAATGGAGTAAAAACACGCGCAGTATTATAAGTATAGACAGATATTGCAAAGGGTATCATTGAGACAATAAACCAAATTGGCTTTTTGAAACCTTTAACCAAAAACCAAACCGCCATAACAAACCAAAACAGTGAAAATGATGATTCAAATGAACCTCTTGTTAACTGTATGTGCCAAGGAGAAACTGCAAGAAGAAAAGATGATATCAAAGCAATCTCACGTTTCTTGAATATTTCATAAACTAAAAAATATAACAATAAAACTGTTAATGTTCCATAAACCACAGGTGTGATCCTAACACCAAGTTCATTTAATCCAAAAAAATAAATTCCAGGTATTGAAGCATATATTTGAGCAGGTAATTTATATTCTCCAAAAGATCTAAAATGCAAAGGCATAAACTCACCCCACTCATCCTTTCCAGTTTTTAGTATTGAATATGCATTGTAACCAATTGAGGTTTCATCCCAATTTAGAGAAGGTGGGACTGAAGTAACTTTGTATAATCTCAATCCAAAAGCAAGGATTAAAATAATAAAAAGCCAAAAGTTATTTTTTAACAAATTCTTGATCATAATAATTTATTGTTGTTGGAAAAATGTTTTCCACTCTCTTAGCATACTCAAACCAATAGTCATTTACAAAAAACCAGTAACCAATAAGGACTGTGGTCATTATAATTAAGCCAATGATTTTGTTCATAGATAAGTATCCTATTGTTGAGATAATCACATAGAACGGTACTAACGCAAGTAGCCTACTTGCTCTATATATATCTGGAACAAATCCAAATAGTAAGGGTAATAAAAAGAAAGAGCAAAGGATTAAAACTTCAAAAGGCTTCTTTCTCTTTAATATATCCCATACCCCTGCTAAAAATAGTGGTAGTGTAAAAATAAGAAACATTCCTGATTTCCCAGTTGAATGATAGGAACTTATATCTCCCTTTAAGAACATAAAACTTAAGTCAAACACGCTTAAGTATCGTAATGCAAATTCATAAAAAGAAGGGGCAGTAGAACTAAAACTTCCCACCACCGCACTAGGGTAGTAAAAGTTAGCAACATATAAAAGAATGAAAAATGGTAATACTCCTACCAAGAATAATACACATTGTTTAAAACTTTTTCTTAAGTATATTAAGGTTATTAGTGATAGAACAGGAACAATTATCCTCATACCTAGATAGGAAAATATACCAGCACCTAAAAATGCCCCAGCTAAAATAAAATGTATAGGTTTTTTTTGCTTTACAAGCATCAATAGCCACAAAAATATAAATGGTAAAACCGCAATGTTTTCTAAAGCCAAATGTGACTGGATCATAATAATTGGAGTAGTTATTAGTATTATGAAACCAACTAAGAAAAACTTTAAGTTGAAAACTTCTTTGGACAAAAAGTAAAAAATTATTATTGAGGCAACGACAAACAACACACTAGTCATTCTAAGTGCTGCAAAAGAAACACCAAACACTTTAAAAATTGCAGCTGTTGTGTAAACAGTTACAGGCTGTTTCCAATCAGATGTTTTTGCAAATATAAATAGCGGTAGAAAATTATTATTCTCATCTGTCAAACTTTTAGACATCAGTGCTGCGTTATGGGCTATACCTACCTCATCTCCATTTATTCCAGGGGGGACTTCAGTAATTCTAAATGAAAAAAGTAAAAAAGCTAAAAAACAAAAAAGA
This bacterium DNA region includes the following protein-coding sequences:
- a CDS encoding glycosyltransferase family 39 protein; the protein is MKNIFIVTLFCFLAFLLFSFRITEVPPGINGDEVGIAHNAALMSKSLTDENNNFLPLFIFAKTSDWKQPVTVYTTAAIFKVFGVSFAALRMTSVLFVVASIIIFYFLSKEVFNLKFFLVGFIILITTPIIMIQSHLALENIAVLPFIFLWLLMLVKQKKPIHFILAGAFLGAGIFSYLGMRIIVPVLSLITLIYLRKSFKQCVLFLVGVLPFFILLYVANFYYPSAVVGSFSSTAPSFYEFALRYLSVFDLSFMFLKGDISSYHSTGKSGMFLIFTLPLFLAGVWDILKRKKPFEVLILCSFFLLPLLFGFVPDIYRASRLLALVPFYVIISTIGYLSMNKIIGLIIMTTVLIGYWFFVNDYWFEYAKRVENIFPTTINYYDQEFVKK
- a CDS encoding glycosyltransferase family 39 protein, translated to MWRNKLTYIVLAIIVILAGFMRFYKLDQIPASLNWDEVAAGYNAYTIANWGMDEYGDKFPTVFTSFYDDKHPVHIYITSVIVKIFGLNDYSVRSSSALIGTLSVIAIFLFARELLRSNLAGLFAALFLAVSPYHIHFSRGLWENNFALFFLITGLASFYIGLRTKKYLIPISFLFFGLSFFSYHSAKVVVPVVVFLVCLINLKKLLKNKTLLMVSVLITLLFGILIIKDTRILGFARMGQTKFSEELILNAGGKLNLVFENYKKHFTHKYLFENGDQGPRASVKVVGQFYRIDLILLGIGFISLLYRKKWQALAVIFTWLLLSPIPSAVSSTDPSSIRGIFMIIPMLLLSACGADALLSLFKSKWLKAFMLVIILTFLFREVTNYLNYYTKVYPTKEAIEWQYGMKEIVEYTRESPDFYKMYVDNIRQQPYIYFLYYNKVSLPELLKTVKYDQSSSKSFNTVLSFGRYQFGGWNIIESYPNNGILYAVTPSYYTGLRFAPQFDVKRLIKYPDNSDAFYIVEGQGQ
- a CDS encoding glycosyltransferase family 39 protein, with product MIKNLLKNNFWLFIILILAFGLRLYKVTSVPPSLNWDETSIGYNAYSILKTGKDEWGEFMPLHFRSFGEYKLPAQIYASIPGIYFFGLNELGVRITPVVYGTLTVLLLYFLVYEIFKKREIALISSFLLAVSPWHIQLTRGSFESSFSLFWFVMAVWFLVKGFKKPIWFIVSMIPFAISVYTYNTARVFTPFFLLVYYLLNIKFLFKNFKYMVLSTLAFVVLLIPLIPFVLSGEASARYKLVSITDDAGLIPRIEERRNLSKLPPLVTKLIHNRYTYNTYYFSVNYLSHFTPDFLFVNGAGHRQHHVQGVGELYWIQAPFLLYGLYLLLKRKDWSLKVLLPWLLLAFVPVSMTNDSIPNALRTLIAVPVYQVFTAIGIYYFVKLNNNKKLVKLLLLLAVVLFLINFSIYLKKLYVDYSVNYSRDWQHGNKQVVEYIKENQDDYDLVVYSRVYGEPHIFTLFNLNYDPKKFQEINNLERFETFDWVRVLRFDKYYFPDLGDDGTRYEDIVIDNPDKKILFIGKVGDFPSEVKILERINFLNNETAFEIVTN
- a CDS encoding glycosyltransferase family 39 protein; translation: MKQLLKLLQTNFVLIVICLLFLGTRLFRIDSIPASVYWDEASIGYNAYSILTTGKDEWGEFLPLHFRAFGEFKLPVYIYSVVASQFVFGMNTFALRFPAVIFGLFSIIGLYLLVLQLTKQKSVSLLSFFLFSITPWFFIFSRTGYEAVAGLALFIWATYFLLKSATEKKHLFLSTMLFIGSFYSYNSFRILTPIVLGLGFVYHLYKKQFAVLILSVLVLSASFFPLYKLYKHDSGLSRLQAVGSSTIFTNYLKNFSPTFLFIDGDSNPRSQIPGESQLYYLDAIFLALGVLYILKSKNPKLFIVLGLLLLAPIPASITKENPHALRSILMSPMLSIISALGIYYLSEIFKKQKQIILIAVVVLYTLSFEGYMYKFGTVYNDLSVNVWQYEYKEIFERQKEGCVSDQYAQPYIFALYYNKVDPNYFIDTRELNPVSDWGFSTVKSFGSYTFPKVCGETN